The genomic segment GTACATCGGGCCCGCCGGCGGACTCATCTGCGGGCTGCCCGGCGGCGGAGCCGAGAAGGTCGTGTGCGGCCAACCCTGTTTGTTGAGCAGCGGCAACATGGCGGATCCGATCGCAAGCGCGCTCACGATCGCTTCGAGCACGATGCCGAGCCAGAGCGGCGCAATACCTTCGAGCACGGTGATGATCAGAAGCCCAAGCCCGATCGACGCGAGCGGACTCGGCTCCGCCACTTTACTGAACTCGAAGAACTGTCGTCCAAGATACATCGAGAGCGCCGCGCGGCCGACGAGATAGCCGAGCGCAACCGCGACAATGGCCACGGGGATGAGCACGATACCGAGCACCGTTATCGCGAGACCGACGGTGATGATGCTGAGCGTGAACGGCCACGTCAACCCGAGCACGCCGGCGAGCGCCGGCCGATGGAGCAAATGATCGAGCGTGAGCCGCGTGCGGCCAGGGAAGAGCGCGAATGCGAGGAGCGTCAACACGCCAAAGGTGATCAGCACTTCGATCCAGTCGCGTTTGGCGCTGTAGCCGTTATAGTCGCTTGCAGAATTATCGTCCGGCACGACGTGCATCGGCGGAACGACGATCGGCGTGATGATCGGCAACGGCGAGGTGAAGGGGCTGGACCCACTCGACTTCTTATAGGAAGACTCGTTGTCCACGCTCCCGCCGAGCGCGACCGTCTCGCCCTTGACCACGCCTTCCGGCGCGATGTAGAGACTGCCGGCCATGACGACCGCGTCGCCGTCGACCGTGCCGTGGACTTCGGCGCTGCCGGCCATGACGACGAGGTCGCCTTTGACCTCATCGCCTGCCGGTATGACCACGCTCGATCCGAAGACGACCCGGTCGCCTTGGCTGTGTCCGTACGCGGCAGCCGCCGGTTGCGAACAGGTCGCGAAGCAGATGGCTGCGACCGCCGCCGCCAGCACCGACGCGGGCGAGCGCCACACTCGTTGTAGAAAAACTTCGTTGATCACGATCGGGCTCCAAGCAGTGCCGAACCGAGGCGCGGCAGGTACTTGCGTCCTGCCGTCGCTGCGACGGCGAGTAGTACGACCTCGATGGCCACCGCGATAGCGGCCACGTCGGCGACGTGGAAATGACCACCAAGACGGGAAAGGGTCTCAAGTGCGACTCCGGCTTGGCCGGCGAATCCGCCGACGCGGCCGATGATCGCGCTGAAGTTCACGATATGCAGCGCGCTGAGCATCGCCACGATCGCCCACGTCGCGAAGACGTACGCGGCAAACCACGGCCACACGACGCGGCGCCGCGCGGGCGACGGCAGCGCGGCGATCTTCGCCATGATCGTGGCGGTGAAGCCGGGCGCAGGTTCGATCAGCACGACTCTCGTGAGCGCCTCATCCACGCGACGCAGCCGTGCGTCGAGGGCAGTGCACCCCGGGCACCCCGCGAGATGTTCGCTCACGAGACGCGCGTCGGCGCGCGACAGATCGCCGTCGCGGTAGGCCGCTAGCCTCGAACTACAAGCTGAGCAATTCACGTCCGCGTATCTCCTGTTGAGCGCCTGCGCCGATCAAACCGGTCGGATGATCTTGTGCAAGCTCGCGCGCGAGCGCCGCCTTGCCGCGGTGTATCAGTGTCTTCACATTGCCGAGCGTCACTTGCATCGTGTCGGCGATCTCCTGGTATTCGAGATGATTGAAATAGCGAAGCGCCAGCGCCGCGCGCATCTTCTCCGGTATGTGCGTGAGCGCGGATCGGACGAGCGCCTCGTCTTCGCCCGCGATAAGCGAGGCGTCGGGCGCAGCGTCGCGGCGCGTGTCGGGAATGCGTTGTTCGATGGTCTCGTCTTCGTAGAGGTCTTCGGTCGGCGGCCGCCGGCCTTCTTTGCCGAGGTGCGTGCGGGCGACGTTGCGTGCGATCTGATAAAGCCACGTGGAGAATTTGCCAAGATCGGGGTTGAAGGTTCGGAGGTGAGCGTAGGCCCGCATGAACGTCTCCTGAGACAGATCGTTTGCGTCCTCGGCCGACCGGACGCTCGCATGGATGAAGTTGACGACTCCTCGCTGGTGCCGCTCCACCAGCGGCGCGAAGGCTTGGGTGTCTCCCGTAAGGACGAGGGCCGCTAGCGTCTCGTCACTCAGGCCCGTCGCGTTGATGACCGAACCTCCCGTCGAGTTTAGATACCATAAAACTGAAGAAAAGTTCCACACTACTGCGGTAAAGGGTCCCAGCCCGCCTTCGTCCCGGATTTGTCTGAAGGGGCCAACGCTAGTCGGCCCACGTCATGGCAGCACGGGCCGACTAGCGTCGGCCCCTTCATCAATGCGATGAAGCCAAAGCGCGCATCGAGGCGAACTGGTGGGCCCATGACAGAGCATAGTCGATCACGAGAATCCGAACGGCCCGTTTCCGCTTCGGCGTCAGTTTTGGCCACGCTCGCCGAGCCCGCCGACGCAAATCCGATGGGCAACGTTCACGGCGGTCACATTATGAAGCTTGTCGACCAAGCGGCCGCCGCCGCGGCCATCAGGCATGCGGGGCGTTTGTGCGTCACGGCAAGTATTGACCGGCTCGACTTTCTCTATCCCGTTCGCATCGGCGACATGATCGAACTTCGTTCCGCCGTCAACTACACGCACCACACGTCGATGGAAGTCGGCGTCCACATCGAGACGGAAAATCTCGCGTCGGGCGAACGACATCACGTCGCCTCCGCATATCTCATTTTCGTCGCGCTCGACGAAAGCGGCAAGCCGGTGCGGATTCCGCGCGTCGTTCCGCAATCGGAGGCCGAGAAGCTCCGTTATCAGCAAGCCGAACTGCGCTATCGCCAACGCAAAGAAACGCGCGAGCAGGAACGTGCGCTGCACGACGCCGCGCACAATAGTTGATCGCGCAGACGCAGCGCGGCGGTCCGATCGCCGCACGCTACGCGTTGCTGTTGGCAGGGGTCACCGGCCTCGCGTGCGCAGGAATATTCTATTCGCTTAGCGCCGCGCCGCCGATCGCGATGGTCGCGTATCGAAGTCTCTTCGCCGCGGTGCTCATATTGCCGC from the Candidatus Eremiobacteraceae bacterium genome contains:
- a CDS encoding sigma-70 family RNA polymerase sigma factor, which encodes MWNFSSVLWYLNSTGGSVINATGLSDETLAALVLTGDTQAFAPLVERHQRGVVNFIHASVRSAEDANDLSQETFMRAYAHLRTFNPDLGKFSTWLYQIARNVARTHLGKEGRRPPTEDLYEDETIEQRIPDTRRDAAPDASLIAGEDEALVRSALTHIPEKMRAALALRYFNHLEYQEIADTMQVTLGNVKTLIHRGKAALARELAQDHPTGLIGAGAQQEIRGRELLSL
- a CDS encoding acyl-CoA thioesterase, which encodes MTEHSRSRESERPVSASASVLATLAEPADANPMGNVHGGHIMKLVDQAAAAAAIRHAGRLCVTASIDRLDFLYPVRIGDMIELRSAVNYTHHTSMEVGVHIETENLASGERHHVASAYLIFVALDESGKPVRIPRVVPQSEAEKLRYQQAELRYRQRKETREQERALHDAAHNS
- a CDS encoding polymer-forming cytoskeletal protein — translated: MINEVFLQRVWRSPASVLAAAVAAICFATCSQPAAAAYGHSQGDRVVFGSSVVIPAGDEVKGDLVVMAGSAEVHGTVDGDAVVMAGSLYIAPEGVVKGETVALGGSVDNESSYKKSSGSSPFTSPLPIITPIVVPPMHVVPDDNSASDYNGYSAKRDWIEVLITFGVLTLLAFALFPGRTRLTLDHLLHRPALAGVLGLTWPFTLSIITVGLAITVLGIVLIPVAIVAVALGYLVGRAALSMYLGRQFFEFSKVAEPSPLASIGLGLLIITVLEGIAPLWLGIVLEAIVSALAIGSAMLPLLNKQGWPHTTFSAPPPGSPQMSPPAGPMYAPPTAPPPSGPPAIP